A portion of the Chondrinema litorale genome contains these proteins:
- a CDS encoding antA/AntB antirepressor family protein, whose product MELIKIYKGNLVNARDLHQFLDVKTRFSDWIKRMLEYGFVENKDFLTKLKKEYRQTYKEYYLTITCAKEISMLQRTDKGKEARLYFIKAEETLIGLKHNKHNKRLESFMKLEASKDKLSANIQSIGGTEDDYFQIDLAGRKVFFNGSPLPDEVLSEVLLKGRDFATAMTNENFKGDITSLEDAASFHQKNHADIRNILKENTGKNPEEIAPEGDIKNLEE is encoded by the coding sequence ATGGAATTAATTAAAATTTACAAAGGCAACTTGGTTAATGCCAGAGACTTGCATCAGTTTTTAGATGTAAAAACTAGATTTAGCGACTGGATTAAAAGAATGTTGGAGTATGGTTTTGTAGAAAACAAAGATTTTTTGACGAAACTCAAAAAAGAGTATCGTCAAACATATAAAGAATACTACTTAACTATCACGTGTGCAAAGGAGATATCCATGCTTCAACGGACTGATAAGGGCAAAGAAGCAAGATTGTATTTTATAAAAGCAGAGGAAACTTTAATTGGCCTCAAGCATAACAAGCATAATAAAAGGTTAGAAAGTTTTATGAAGTTGGAAGCTTCAAAAGATAAGCTATCAGCAAATATCCAATCAATAGGTGGCACTGAAGATGATTATTTTCAAATTGATTTAGCAGGTAGAAAAGTTTTTTTTAATGGATCCCCATTACCAGATGAAGTACTGTCTGAAGTATTATTGAAAGGTAGGGACTTTGCCACAGCCATGACCAATGAGAATTTTAAAGGCGATATAACCAGTCTGGAAGATGCTGCTAGTTTTCACCAAAAAAATCACGCAGATATCAGGAACATTCTAAAAGAAAACACTGGCAAAAACCCAGAAGAAATTGCTCCTGAAGGAGATATCAAAAACTTAGAAGAATGA
- a CDS encoding S49 family peptidase has protein sequence MEFNFLNQQWLISKEGFTSLLPVIATYIQSGKVPAETKEFNFEMAVPSNSVFPNWEGFKEEVPAGSIAIIPIIGVMFKYRGYGGISDEKIITWISQAERNPNISAVIFLFDTPGGTVFGTQLLANAVNAMSKPKIAMVYDGMCCSKGYWIASQCDRIIASSEQDIIGSIGTMLSITDYSKYFENAGIKIHEILADKSKNKNSEFDEAMKGRYTAVKDVLINPVAETFHNAILSKRPNVPGKVLTGLIYTAKEALEYNLIDEIGSLDMAIESLSTNSNLNVTMAFSLKNWFSSDSDDKNLEEEVKVKSKELTELKASMKESVEEHNKLTNQVKELTAKVSDVDFQLAAVTKERDDLIKDRDQWKTKAESYGEQPGDTRSSTKKEGNQDEDNENQKVIDSLPHNRAADAALGY, from the coding sequence ATGGAATTTAATTTTTTGAATCAGCAATGGCTTATTTCTAAGGAGGGCTTTACAAGCTTACTACCTGTAATCGCTACTTACATTCAGTCCGGTAAAGTACCTGCAGAAACCAAAGAATTTAACTTTGAAATGGCTGTTCCTAGTAATAGTGTTTTTCCAAACTGGGAAGGTTTCAAAGAAGAAGTTCCTGCAGGTTCTATCGCTATTATTCCTATTATCGGAGTAATGTTTAAGTATAGAGGTTATGGCGGAATTTCTGATGAAAAGATCATTACTTGGATTAGCCAGGCTGAAAGAAATCCTAATATTTCCGCAGTGATTTTCCTTTTTGATACACCGGGGGGAACTGTCTTTGGTACGCAATTATTAGCCAATGCCGTCAATGCTATGTCTAAACCAAAAATAGCTATGGTATATGATGGCATGTGTTGCTCTAAAGGTTATTGGATTGCTTCGCAATGTGATAGAATCATTGCTTCCAGTGAACAAGACATAATCGGCTCTATTGGAACCATGCTTTCTATTACTGATTATTCAAAGTATTTTGAAAATGCAGGAATTAAAATTCATGAAATTCTTGCTGATAAATCAAAGAACAAGAATTCTGAATTCGATGAAGCTATGAAAGGTAGGTATACTGCAGTTAAAGATGTACTCATTAACCCCGTAGCTGAAACATTCCATAATGCTATTCTGAGTAAAAGACCTAATGTGCCTGGAAAGGTACTCACTGGTTTAATATATACTGCCAAAGAAGCTTTAGAATACAATCTCATTGATGAAATTGGTTCGCTTGATATGGCTATTGAATCTTTATCTACTAATTCAAATCTTAATGTAACTATGGCATTTTCTCTTAAAAATTGGTTTTCTTCTGATTCTGATGATAAAAATCTAGAAGAAGAAGTAAAAGTAAAATCTAAAGAACTCACTGAATTAAAAGCTTCAATGAAGGAATCAGTTGAGGAGCATAATAAACTAACTAATCAAGTAAAAGAACTAACTGCTAAAGTTTCTGATGTGGATTTTCAACTTGCTGCAGTAACCAAAGAACGCGATGATTTAATTAAAGATCGTGACCAGTGGAAAACTAAAGCTGAATCATATGGTGAACAGCCCGGAGATACCAGATCTTCAACCAAAAAAGAAGGTAATCAGGATGAAGATAATGAAAATCAAAAAGTCATTGATAGCCTGCCTCATAACAGAGCAGCTGATGCTGCTTTAGGATATTAA
- a CDS encoding COR domain-containing protein: MNNDISPANKLIEECLKTKNPELDLGNCGIKSLDDLPKLSKCVHLKTLSFNFKRWDHINKRWIFSENIGPSNNFIKDFTKIKSLTRLISLDLSYSRIQDYSFLDNLKSLESLGLSYNRIQDISFLQNLTNIKYLDLSDNQIQDFSPLQNLNKLQSLKLMRNGIQNISTLQMLSSLEHLDLSRNKIQDISSLQNITNIQHLDLSNNQIQDFSVLQKFINLNSLSLRLNQIQDYSFLQNLTKIQHLDLSDNQIQDVSFLQTISSLRFLFLNYNQIQDIKPLQKLTKLHTLYLIKNRIQDIKPLQELTELEFLNLNENKIRDIKPLLSLIRKGRNVTLENFQLGLCLSKNPITNPPENIVKQGNAAIINYFDQVKKQGEAPLYEVRMMILGQGGAGKTTFANLQVDPDYKVEPKKQKSTLGVIIHRNHQYKHQQVDNQMVHSHLWDFGGQDIQKMLHQFFIAENCLYVIVSDKRAENTNFDYWLQIIQLLGRKSTVIVIENPINSKYAIKDFALIKYRELFPDLTIERQEVNFLYARDKARKRWEALNELIEEKISDLEIVNRKVPKHWTKVRNVLTKRIPEKCISRDEYYKLCADSEINMTPGESDLCLSYFKSLGDVTYFEDRELRNRIILDQNWLIKGLYFILSEKKFKAHNGGKFTRQEAYDKWHKEGYDEDKKGLLLSLLLKDGFDLCYELPYQKDIYIAPLLLQNDKPESWKYETQLYFRYQYGFIPFGLISRLIVRVHEKIHQEKRWETGVHLIDGETFAEIEYKVDPDENQHVIDIKLSGNNCKALLNFIRTEVIYLHKDFENLNAKTMAGCNCPKCKNLMKIGKKPTFHDYKDLEGKILNNKYYISCRQNEYNDVSIGQILGDIIIENAGKSNIDQELLFKLKEMNMSINQIKNENKIENVGNPNIATNVGQQANQSQENQQNQSTNISIDIKMIGELLSQAEMLKEDIVEELELAIEKITEREIKLIERDVSKAEEALKEIEIAAKEKKDPSPKSKNRLKQFINDLSDEKSLLNKGLKLLRKGKDYGVNLANGYNMLAKGIGMDEVPQEVLDAIKLL, from the coding sequence ATGAATAATGATATAAGTCCTGCTAACAAATTAATAGAAGAATGTCTGAAAACTAAAAATCCAGAATTAGATTTAGGTAATTGTGGAATTAAAAGCTTAGATGACCTGCCAAAACTATCAAAATGTGTCCATTTAAAAACATTAAGTTTTAACTTTAAAAGATGGGATCATATCAATAAGAGATGGATTTTTAGTGAAAATATAGGCCCAAGTAATAATTTTATAAAAGATTTCACAAAAATAAAAAGCCTCACAAGGTTAATAAGTTTAGACCTGTCCTATAGTAGGATACAAGATTATAGCTTTTTAGATAACCTCAAAAGCCTAGAGTCTTTAGGCTTGAGCTATAATAGGATTCAAGATATCAGTTTTTTACAAAACCTCACTAATATAAAGTATTTAGACCTGAGTGACAATCAAATCCAAGATTTCAGTCCATTACAAAATCTAAATAAATTACAATCTTTAAAATTGATGAGGAATGGAATACAAAACATCAGTACTTTGCAAATGCTCTCCAGTCTAGAACATTTAGATCTGAGTAGAAATAAAATCCAAGATATTAGTTCTTTGCAAAACATCACCAATATACAACATTTAGACCTGAGCAACAATCAAATCCAAGATTTCAGTGTTTTACAAAAGTTCATTAATCTTAATTCTTTATCCCTAAGACTGAATCAAATTCAAGATTATAGTTTTTTACAAAACCTCACTAAAATACAACATCTAGATCTGAGCGACAATCAAATCCAAGATGTCAGCTTTTTACAAACGATCTCTAGTCTACGTTTTTTATTCTTGAATTATAATCAAATCCAAGATATAAAGCCTTTACAAAAGCTAACTAAATTACATACTTTATATCTGATCAAAAATCGAATCCAAGATATAAAACCCCTACAAGAACTCACTGAATTAGAGTTTTTAAACCTGAACGAAAATAAAATCCGAGATATTAAACCTTTATTATCATTGATTCGAAAAGGTAGAAATGTCACTTTAGAAAATTTTCAGCTTGGATTGTGTCTTTCTAAGAATCCTATAACAAACCCACCAGAAAATATTGTAAAGCAAGGAAATGCTGCTATTATTAATTATTTTGATCAGGTCAAAAAACAAGGAGAAGCCCCTCTATATGAGGTCAGAATGATGATTTTAGGTCAGGGAGGTGCTGGGAAAACAACCTTTGCCAATTTGCAGGTAGATCCTGATTACAAGGTAGAACCTAAAAAGCAAAAATCTACCCTAGGTGTTATTATTCATAGGAACCATCAATACAAACATCAACAAGTTGATAATCAAATGGTTCATTCTCACCTGTGGGACTTTGGAGGACAGGATATTCAAAAAATGTTACATCAATTTTTTATTGCTGAAAACTGTTTATATGTCATTGTATCTGATAAAAGAGCAGAAAATACCAATTTTGATTACTGGCTTCAAATTATACAATTGTTAGGTCGTAAAAGTACTGTTATTGTAATAGAGAATCCTATAAACTCTAAATATGCTATTAAAGACTTCGCTTTGATTAAGTATAGAGAGCTTTTTCCTGACTTAACTATTGAAAGACAAGAAGTGAACTTTTTATATGCAAGAGATAAGGCTAGAAAAAGATGGGAAGCTCTTAATGAATTAATTGAAGAAAAAATTTCAGATTTAGAAATTGTTAACCGCAAAGTGCCTAAACATTGGACAAAGGTAAGAAATGTTTTGACCAAAAGGATTCCTGAAAAATGTATCTCAAGAGATGAATATTACAAACTTTGCGCAGATTCTGAAATTAACATGACTCCTGGAGAAAGTGATTTGTGCTTATCCTATTTTAAATCTTTGGGAGATGTGACCTATTTTGAAGATAGAGAGTTACGGAACCGTATTATTTTAGACCAAAACTGGTTGATTAAAGGATTGTATTTCATTCTTTCTGAAAAAAAATTCAAGGCTCATAATGGTGGAAAATTTACTCGTCAAGAAGCTTATGATAAATGGCATAAGGAAGGTTATGATGAAGATAAGAAAGGTTTATTATTGAGTTTATTACTCAAAGACGGTTTTGACTTGTGTTATGAATTACCTTATCAAAAGGATATATATATAGCTCCATTATTACTTCAAAATGATAAACCCGAGAGCTGGAAGTATGAAACACAACTTTATTTTCGCTATCAATATGGATTTATCCCTTTTGGGTTAATTTCTCGATTGATAGTAAGGGTTCATGAAAAAATTCATCAAGAAAAACGATGGGAAACGGGAGTCCATTTGATTGATGGAGAAACTTTTGCTGAAATTGAGTACAAGGTTGACCCTGATGAAAATCAGCATGTTATTGATATTAAATTAAGTGGGAATAACTGTAAAGCTTTATTAAACTTCATCCGTACTGAAGTAATTTACTTGCATAAGGATTTTGAAAATTTGAATGCGAAAACAATGGCAGGTTGTAATTGCCCTAAATGCAAAAACTTAATGAAAATAGGTAAAAAACCCACTTTCCATGATTATAAAGATTTAGAGGGCAAAATACTTAACAACAAATATTATATTTCTTGTAGACAAAATGAATACAATGATGTGAGTATAGGGCAGATATTAGGAGATATCATTATTGAGAATGCAGGGAAATCTAATATAGATCAAGAATTATTATTTAAATTAAAAGAAATGAATATGAGTATCAATCAGATTAAAAATGAAAATAAGATTGAAAATGTGGGGAATCCGAACATAGCAACTAATGTTGGTCAACAGGCTAATCAATCTCAAGAAAACCAACAAAATCAATCTACTAATATTAGTATTGATATTAAAATGATTGGAGAATTGTTAAGTCAAGCTGAGATGTTAAAAGAAGATATTGTAGAGGAATTGGAATTGGCTATTGAAAAAATTACTGAAAGAGAGATAAAGTTAATTGAACGAGATGTTTCTAAAGCTGAAGAAGCACTAAAAGAAATTGAAATAGCTGCGAAGGAGAAAAAGGACCCTTCTCCGAAATCCAAAAATCGTTTGAAACAATTTATCAATGATTTATCGGATGAAAAGTCATTACTTAACAAAGGATTGAAATTGTTGAGAAAAGGTAAAGATTATGGAGTGAACTTAGCTAATGGCTATAATATGCTTGCCAAAGGAATAGGAATGGATGAAGTTCCCCAAGAAGTATTGGATGCAATAAAGTTATTATAA
- a CDS encoding serpin family protein encodes MKKIPLLLLLVFIFNSCNEDSIEPSKNTQQALSDLRKVSTQFTSNSNEFTFDIFQKVNASADVDENVMISPLSINLALGMLLNGSNGNSAEEIKEVLGWSDEDLAEINTNYKNILLSLPKLDNLVDVGIANSVWYDENFIVKDAFLNTLSAEFDANATPYDFSKSDAADLINRWIEDKTNGLIDEIIDKINPSQVMLLINTLYFKGEWTNKFDKDLTQQTAFTDINGEEYEVDMMMSNDIDLMVSIQENYTVFDLPYGDGIYTMSILLPNNGVNLNTILESLDTNDWYNLKNSKTNASAIVGLPKFEFGYDLNLNDVLQRLGIGDVFVNSLADLSNISDSELYVSEIKHKTYIKVDEEGTKAAAVTSVSIDTYSALPPTLNLMCDKPFAFFIYEKEQGNILFSGKIVTLKE; translated from the coding sequence ATGAAAAAGATTCCTTTACTACTTTTGCTCGTCTTTATCTTCAATTCATGTAATGAAGATTCCATTGAGCCATCTAAAAATACCCAACAAGCACTTAGCGATTTAAGAAAAGTAAGTACACAATTTACTAGTAACTCCAATGAATTTACTTTCGATATTTTTCAAAAAGTAAATGCTAGTGCTGATGTTGACGAAAATGTAATGATTTCTCCATTAAGTATCAACCTTGCTTTGGGTATGTTACTTAATGGATCAAATGGAAACTCTGCTGAAGAAATCAAAGAAGTTTTAGGATGGAGTGATGAAGATTTAGCTGAGATTAATACTAACTATAAAAACATTTTATTAAGCTTACCAAAACTGGATAATCTAGTAGATGTAGGCATAGCCAACTCTGTTTGGTACGATGAAAATTTTATTGTAAAAGATGCATTTTTGAACACTTTATCAGCTGAGTTTGATGCTAATGCCACCCCTTATGATTTCTCTAAAAGTGATGCTGCTGATTTAATTAATAGATGGATAGAAGATAAAACCAATGGTTTAATTGATGAAATTATAGATAAAATTAATCCTAGTCAGGTCATGTTATTAATTAATACATTGTATTTCAAGGGTGAATGGACAAATAAATTTGATAAGGATTTAACACAGCAGACAGCCTTTACAGATATTAATGGTGAAGAATATGAAGTAGATATGATGATGTCAAATGATATAGATCTAATGGTTTCTATTCAGGAAAATTATACTGTATTTGATTTGCCTTATGGCGATGGAATATATACAATGTCCATTTTACTGCCTAATAATGGCGTAAATTTGAATACTATATTAGAAAGTCTTGATACAAATGATTGGTATAATTTAAAGAATTCAAAAACGAATGCTTCTGCAATTGTTGGCTTACCAAAATTTGAATTTGGTTATGATTTAAATTTGAATGATGTTTTACAGCGTTTGGGAATCGGAGATGTCTTTGTAAATAGTCTAGCTGACTTAAGCAATATTTCAGATAGTGAATTATATGTGAGTGAAATTAAACATAAAACCTATATAAAAGTGGATGAAGAAGGCACTAAAGCAGCTGCAGTAACTTCCGTATCTATAGATACTTACAGCGCATTACCTCCCACTCTTAACCTAATGTGTGATAAGCCTTTTGCATTTTTTATCTATGAAAAAGAACAGGGTAATATTTTGTTTTCAGGTAAAATAGTTACTTTAAAAGAATAG
- a CDS encoding DUF6712 family protein translates to MELFIKTTEEIRDYVPANVSFDFKNVKPFLQLAQDKYIYPFLDQDFYQELWDGYNTNSLTDKLKQVLYHAQNAIVNIGFMLYIPHGNVQVSSSGIHIATNEQKKTAFSWQVNQLRDSHLNIGYNAIDDLLLYLESNIQDPEFVKWKNGSGVTLKRESLIQSAVEFSKYVNIKSSRRVFMLLYAIMQRIEREIPELISEELFEEIITQVKNTAANSVSLENQKLLTFIKPFIAFATIAKAANEISLQITDQGITIVESYQTIEKKSIVDDARLINLINDSRHEASKAKTKLEAFLNDNADTYPLFKNSSLYQGDDEDDSDLDDSKILLV, encoded by the coding sequence ATGGAATTATTCATCAAAACTACTGAAGAAATCAGGGACTATGTACCAGCCAATGTCTCTTTTGATTTTAAAAATGTCAAGCCATTCCTTCAGCTTGCCCAAGATAAATATATCTATCCCTTTTTAGATCAAGATTTTTACCAAGAATTATGGGATGGGTATAATACAAATAGTCTTACAGATAAGCTCAAACAGGTGCTCTATCATGCACAAAATGCCATTGTAAATATTGGCTTTATGCTCTACATTCCTCATGGCAATGTACAGGTATCTTCTTCAGGTATTCATATTGCAACCAATGAGCAAAAGAAAACTGCTTTTTCCTGGCAGGTGAACCAGCTCCGGGATTCTCACTTGAATATTGGCTATAATGCCATTGATGACCTGCTTTTGTACCTGGAAAGTAATATTCAAGACCCTGAATTTGTGAAGTGGAAAAATGGCTCTGGTGTCACTTTAAAAAGAGAATCACTGATTCAATCAGCTGTAGAGTTTTCAAAATATGTCAATATTAAAAGCTCCAGAAGGGTATTTATGTTGTTATATGCCATCATGCAACGCATAGAAAGAGAAATTCCGGAATTAATATCTGAAGAACTCTTTGAAGAAATAATAACTCAGGTAAAAAATACAGCAGCAAATAGTGTTTCTTTAGAAAACCAAAAATTACTCACCTTCATCAAACCCTTCATTGCCTTTGCTACCATTGCCAAGGCAGCCAATGAAATCTCTTTACAAATCACAGATCAGGGAATTACCATTGTGGAATCCTATCAAACAATAGAGAAAAAAAGCATTGTAGATGATGCCAGACTGATCAACTTAATTAATGATAGTAGGCATGAGGCCAGTAAAGCCAAAACAAAACTGGAGGCTTTTTTAAATGACAATGCAGATACTTATCCCCTATTTAAAAACTCCAGTTTGTATCAGGGAGATGATGAGGATGACAGCGATTTAGATGATAGTAAGATCTTATTAGTTTAA